CCCCAGGGCCTTACGACAGGGAATGGTTTCACATCCTACAGGAGAGACTCTTCTTTCCAGTGTGCGTACAATGTCGGCAAGCAAGGGCTTGCGGCCATTCCGCCGCGTTCTTGTGCGATCTACTTCCCGAAGCATGAGGTTGCCGGATAACCCCGTTTCTGGAAAAAAAAGTGAAACGCCACAGTGACCAGGGCGTGGTTGATCGTGCCGTCGCTGAGCAGGTGCGGGACAGATGCGAGGGGAACCAGTTCAACTTCTATATCTTCATAGGTTTCAAGCAAGGGTTCCTGTACCTTCCTTGCTTCCTCCACCAGGTAGGTGTAACAGGTGTTGTCGAATATCGCCGGGTTCGGGTTGGTCGTGCCGAGGAGACTTACGCGCGGCCCCGCATAACCTGTTTCCTCAAGGAGTTCTCTTTGGGCGGCATCTTTTGCATCGGCTTCATCCACAAGCCCGCCGGGTATCTCAAGCATCACATCCCTGGTGCCATGCCTGTACTGCCTGATCATGACAACGCATGCGTCTGCAGTGAGAGCAATGACGTTCACCCAGTTCTTCGACTGGAGCGTGTAGAACTCGCCGGAGCGTCCTGTTCTCGGTGAGACGGCTTGATCTACCCGGACTTTGAAGACCCTGTAG
The sequence above is drawn from the Syntrophorhabdales bacterium genome and encodes:
- a CDS encoding NUDIX hydrolase — its product is MIKPWHILNSKTGADYRVFKVRVDQAVSPRTGRSGEFYTLQSKNWVNVIALTADACVVMIRQYRHGTRDVMLEIPGGLVDEADAKDAAQRELLEETGYAGPRVSLLGTTNPNPAIFDNTCYTYLVEEARKVQEPLLETYEDIEVELVPLASVPHLLSDGTINHALVTVAFHFFFQKRGYPATSCFGK